In Agarivorans gilvus, one genomic interval encodes:
- a CDS encoding LysE family translocator: MDLSVLLIFIPTFFFVSITPGMCMTLAMTLGMTIGLRRTFWMMIGEMLGVGIVAVLAVIGVAAIMLQYPHIFSLLKWLGGSYLAYLGIQMWRSRGKMAIPSEFSEQKQVGRRQLAIQGFITAIANPKGWAFMISLLPPFIQAQHPLALQLSLLVSIILLSEFVCMSLYASGGKTLRVFLNKSGNVRLLNRISGTLMIGVGIWLVST; this comes from the coding sequence ATGGATCTTTCTGTATTACTTATTTTCATCCCTACTTTTTTCTTTGTCTCAATTACCCCCGGAATGTGCATGACTCTGGCCATGACCTTAGGTATGACCATAGGCCTGCGCCGCACCTTTTGGATGATGATTGGTGAAATGCTGGGCGTGGGCATTGTGGCTGTGCTAGCAGTGATTGGGGTAGCGGCTATCATGCTGCAATATCCACATATTTTTAGTCTATTAAAGTGGCTAGGTGGAAGCTATTTGGCTTACCTTGGAATTCAAATGTGGCGCTCGCGTGGGAAAATGGCGATTCCGAGTGAGTTTTCTGAGCAAAAACAAGTTGGCCGACGCCAACTGGCCATACAGGGCTTTATCACCGCCATTGCCAACCCCAAAGGCTGGGCGTTTATGATTTCGCTGCTGCCCCCGTTTATTCAAGCACAGCATCCGCTTGCCCTACAGCTTAGCTTGCTAGTATCGATAATTTTGCTTTCTGAGTTTGTCTGTATGAGCCTATACGCCAGCGGCGGTAAAACCCTACGGGTCTTTCTCAATAAAAGCGGCAATGTTCGCTTGCTTAACCGAATTTCTGGCACCCTAATGATAGGCGTAGGTATTTGGCTGGTCAGTACTTAG
- a CDS encoding peptidase U32 family protein, whose protein sequence is MSSRFELLAPGGDLEAIHAAIAAGSDAIYLGLDRFNARNRAKNISLAELKAVCHLAHQQRCKIFVTLNVMLLESELPALLRLLNRLLKLNVDGLIAQDLGLLYLLHQHFPNVEVHASTQLNTHNEGQIDALKSLGVNRVNLARELNLEEITALTRHAATLQMKIEVFVHGSYCVGFSGLCYISSTRNGCSGNRGRCSQPCRDQYQTTEQGSAFPLNLKDNSAFAELEALAAAGVYSLKIEGRIKSSHYVFSVVSQWREQLDRYQQGQPLVKDLSNLYKVFNRDFTANYLSGEIGKAMFIDNPRNNALSHFVEQRQLTQPEQINNLKQELYQHNSELMQQMRKQIAAMQASANALPSDLQANQTKAVEVQLPQYRMEDDPNTSPNLAVLINQTHDIALSQQAKLEVFWALPNALSNKLDEQLVIFKQYPNLNPWFPAVLIDKDYAAAAQFLEQVKPKLLVTNNLGVAELAKQMGLAWVAGPQMNSANSLALACIKQHYQGQGAFLSNELNAKQLQRLVIPKGFRSFYSIFHPNQLLSSRQCLFQQSSGCKKQRLNKSCLSRCSKSTRILNLKDAQYIIDKQAGEYNHLFSQQHVLNTQAITEMAHKFSDVLVDLRNIATDTTWSGVSNAELVTFFQDLIRQEDDAEVRLQALLTPSINQQYLKGL, encoded by the coding sequence ATGAGTTCTCGTTTTGAATTATTGGCCCCCGGCGGCGATTTAGAAGCCATTCACGCGGCGATTGCCGCAGGTAGTGATGCTATTTATCTTGGTTTAGATCGATTTAATGCGCGTAACCGAGCTAAAAATATTTCTTTGGCCGAGCTTAAAGCGGTGTGTCACTTAGCTCATCAGCAGCGGTGCAAAATATTTGTCACTTTAAATGTGATGCTGCTAGAGAGTGAGTTGCCCGCTTTGCTGCGTTTGCTCAATCGTTTGCTTAAGTTGAATGTAGACGGCCTGATAGCCCAAGATTTAGGTTTGTTGTATTTGCTTCATCAACATTTTCCGAATGTGGAAGTCCACGCATCTACCCAGCTAAATACCCATAATGAGGGGCAGATTGACGCCTTAAAGTCCTTAGGGGTGAATCGAGTTAATTTGGCCAGAGAACTCAACCTAGAAGAAATCACCGCCTTAACTCGTCATGCTGCGACCCTGCAGATGAAAATTGAAGTGTTTGTACATGGCTCTTACTGCGTGGGGTTTTCTGGTCTTTGTTATATTAGTTCCACTCGCAACGGCTGTTCGGGGAATCGTGGCCGTTGCAGCCAACCTTGTCGCGATCAATATCAAACTACCGAGCAGGGTAGTGCCTTTCCTTTGAACCTCAAAGATAACTCAGCCTTTGCCGAGCTTGAGGCGCTAGCTGCTGCTGGGGTCTATTCATTAAAAATAGAAGGGCGGATCAAAAGTTCACATTACGTGTTTAGTGTGGTGTCTCAATGGCGGGAGCAGCTAGACCGTTATCAGCAAGGGCAGCCATTAGTTAAGGATTTAAGCAATCTATATAAAGTGTTTAACCGAGACTTTACGGCCAATTATTTAAGTGGCGAGATTGGTAAAGCCATGTTTATTGATAACCCAAGAAACAATGCTTTAAGCCATTTCGTTGAGCAGCGCCAGCTCACCCAGCCAGAGCAGATCAATAATCTAAAGCAGGAGTTGTATCAGCATAACAGTGAGCTGATGCAGCAGATGCGCAAGCAAATTGCCGCCATGCAGGCCTCGGCTAACGCTCTGCCGAGTGACTTGCAGGCAAACCAAACTAAAGCGGTAGAGGTGCAACTGCCGCAGTACCGAATGGAAGATGACCCCAATACTAGCCCCAACTTGGCGGTGCTGATTAACCAAACTCACGATATCGCTTTAAGCCAGCAAGCCAAACTAGAAGTATTTTGGGCCTTGCCTAATGCCTTGTCGAATAAGCTAGATGAACAGCTTGTCATATTTAAGCAATATCCTAACTTGAATCCGTGGTTTCCGGCGGTGTTGATTGATAAAGATTACGCGGCAGCCGCGCAGTTCTTGGAGCAAGTGAAGCCCAAGCTATTGGTGACTAACAATTTAGGTGTGGCAGAGTTGGCCAAGCAAATGGGCTTAGCCTGGGTGGCAGGCCCGCAAATGAATAGCGCAAACTCTTTGGCGCTAGCCTGTATTAAACAACATTATCAGGGGCAGGGGGCGTTTTTAAGTAATGAGCTGAATGCTAAACAACTGCAGCGTCTTGTTATACCTAAGGGCTTTCGCAGTTTTTACAGTATTTTTCATCCCAACCAACTGTTAAGTAGTCGCCAATGTCTGTTTCAGCAAAGTAGCGGTTGCAAAAAGCAGCGACTTAACAAGTCGTGCTTGAGTCGTTGCAGTAAAAGTACGCGGATCCTCAACTTAAAAGATGCTCAGTACATCATTGATAAACAAGCGGGTGAGTATAATCACTTATTTAGTCAGCAACATGTATTGAATACTCAAGCCATTACTGAGATGGCGCATAAGTTTAGTGATGTACTTGTGGATTTACGTAACATCGCAACTGATACCACTTGGAGTGGTGTAAGTAATGCGGAGCTAGTGACGTTTTTTCAAGATTTAATCCGCCAAGAGGACGATGCTGAAGTCCGATTACAGGCCTTGTTAACGCCTTCAATTAACCAGCAATATTTAAAAGGTTTGTAG
- a CDS encoding EAL domain-containing protein, which yields MKQANTTQDSSCQQCRESHPLDFDFSMAFQPIVHYPSKQIFGYEALVRGLNNEPAYTIISQLSEQNRYRFDQLCRVKAIALAAELKLPGMLSINFLPNAVYQPERCIRTTLEAAQKYQFPIQQIMFEFIETEQVTDTQHIKNIVAHYQQLGFKTAIDDFGAGYSNLNLLADFQTDIVKLDMALIRNIDSDAARQTILKHSLAMFKELKVTVLAEGIESREEMRFLNACGVELMQGYYFAKPGFQSLPQVDFSKL from the coding sequence ATGAAACAAGCAAACACTACTCAAGATAGCTCTTGTCAGCAATGCCGAGAATCACATCCACTAGACTTTGACTTCAGCATGGCCTTTCAACCGATTGTTCACTACCCCAGTAAACAAATTTTTGGTTATGAAGCCTTAGTGCGAGGATTAAACAATGAACCAGCCTACACCATTATTTCGCAGCTAAGTGAGCAGAACCGCTACCGTTTCGACCAGCTATGTCGAGTTAAAGCCATTGCGCTGGCCGCCGAGCTTAAACTACCGGGCATGCTCAGCATTAACTTTTTACCCAATGCCGTTTATCAGCCAGAGCGCTGTATTCGCACGACCCTTGAGGCCGCCCAAAAGTATCAGTTTCCGATCCAACAAATCATGTTTGAGTTTATCGAAACCGAACAAGTCACCGATACCCAGCACATTAAAAATATTGTTGCGCACTATCAGCAGCTAGGCTTTAAAACGGCCATCGACGATTTTGGTGCCGGCTATTCAAATCTGAATCTGTTGGCTGATTTTCAAACCGACATCGTTAAGTTAGACATGGCACTGATCCGTAACATTGATAGTGACGCTGCGCGGCAAACCATATTAAAACACAGCTTGGCGATGTTTAAGGAGCTGAAGGTAACGGTATTGGCTGAAGGCATAGAAAGCCGTGAAGAAATGCGTTTTTTAAACGCCTGTGGGGTCGAGCTCATGCAAGGTTATTACTTCGCTAAACCGGGCTTTCAAAGCTTACCTCAAGTGGACTTCTCTAAGCTTTAA
- a CDS encoding FKBP-type peptidyl-prolyl cis-trans isomerase: MIIAKDDVAIFEYTVTANGEQLDTSEGKEPLAIIVGQGQLVPGLEQALIGKQVGDKFDAEIAAEEAYGERNDNLVQAVPKAMFGDVEVEVGMQFRATTDEGEQSVIIIGVEDDEVIVDGNHPLAGIDLAFSIEVTEVRKATEEELAHGHVHAPGGCGHHH; the protein is encoded by the coding sequence ATGATTATCGCAAAAGACGACGTAGCCATCTTTGAATACACCGTAACAGCAAACGGTGAACAGCTTGATACTTCGGAAGGCAAAGAGCCACTCGCCATTATCGTTGGTCAGGGGCAATTAGTACCCGGTTTAGAACAAGCTCTTATTGGCAAACAAGTAGGCGACAAATTTGATGCAGAAATCGCCGCTGAAGAAGCTTACGGAGAACGCAACGATAATCTAGTTCAGGCTGTGCCAAAAGCTATGTTCGGTGATGTTGAAGTTGAAGTGGGCATGCAATTTCGTGCCACTACCGATGAAGGCGAACAGTCTGTGATCATCATCGGTGTAGAAGACGACGAAGTCATCGTTGATGGTAACCACCCTCTAGCGGGCATCGATTTAGCTTTTTCTATCGAAGTGACTGAGGTACGTAAAGCCACTGAAGAAGAACTGGCTCATGGTCATGTTCATGCGCCAGGCGGCTGTGGTCATCATCACTAA
- a CDS encoding phospholipase D-like domain-containing protein, translated as MTLRLFIILLLSLGLISCAQRPSSEMLAQYKRPSTYLAVDPSSNNYQDIQRLRDFQPERTGVLVLNDGLGAFAVRIALIDRASQSIDAQYYMLKGDLTGDIFLARLLKASKRGVRVRLLIDDINTASMDDKLTALAMQPNIELRVFNPFYQRGFRGGNMLGDFGRLNKRMHNKSLTIDGLATVVGGVTLVMNILPPPKK; from the coding sequence GTGACGTTACGATTGTTCATCATTTTGCTGCTCAGCCTTGGGCTCATTTCTTGTGCCCAGCGACCTTCATCGGAAATGCTTGCCCAATATAAACGCCCTAGCACTTATCTAGCAGTCGATCCTTCCAGCAACAACTATCAAGACATTCAACGACTAAGAGACTTCCAACCCGAGCGCACCGGGGTATTAGTATTGAATGATGGTTTGGGCGCTTTTGCTGTGCGTATCGCCTTAATCGATAGAGCCAGCCAAAGTATCGACGCCCAGTATTACATGCTAAAAGGTGATTTAACTGGCGACATCTTTCTCGCCCGTTTATTAAAAGCATCCAAGCGTGGAGTTCGAGTTAGACTGTTAATCGATGACATTAATACCGCTAGCATGGACGATAAATTGACCGCCTTAGCCATGCAGCCCAATATTGAACTAAGAGTCTTTAACCCCTTCTACCAACGCGGATTCCGTGGCGGCAACATGCTAGGTGACTTCGGCCGACTTAATAAACGCATGCATAATAAGTCCCTAACCATCGACGGGTTAGCCACGGTTGTGGGGGGCGTAACATTGGTGATGAATATTTTGCCGCCACCGAAGAAGTGA
- a CDS encoding phospholipase D-like domain-containing protein produces the protein MNFNDFDALAIGPVVEKVSQAFDLYWNSEQSYPIEALNSKDVDSHAEFLKLEQQLYQNDVKSFIRAHQSYAQLLADKRMADFLYWCDGDVLVDHPVKGTDYPQDVSHNLAKLLSHAEQSILLSSPYFIPGEAGSDALVALADKGIDISVLTNSLAATDVAAVHAGYKKYRKRLVEGNVFIYELKPDAKQKQRLAFFGKSASRASLHSKVFVIDEETLFVGSFNWDPRSISLNTEMGLVLTCPDLGKEIAHRVKNNLPYRSYQLSLDSKDDLVWTEAFRDKAARVYDSEPQASIWRKFQSWIIGLLPVESQL, from the coding sequence GTGAACTTCAACGATTTTGACGCCTTAGCAATTGGGCCGGTAGTAGAGAAAGTCAGTCAAGCCTTCGACTTATATTGGAACAGTGAACAAAGCTATCCGATTGAAGCATTAAACAGTAAAGACGTAGACAGCCATGCTGAGTTTCTCAAATTGGAACAACAACTTTATCAGAACGACGTAAAATCTTTTATTCGCGCACACCAAAGCTATGCTCAGCTATTAGCCGATAAACGCATGGCAGACTTCTTATATTGGTGTGATGGTGACGTATTGGTCGATCACCCGGTAAAAGGGACTGACTACCCACAGGATGTATCCCATAATCTGGCTAAACTGTTAAGCCATGCAGAACAAAGCATTTTGCTTAGTTCCCCCTATTTTATACCAGGCGAAGCAGGTTCCGATGCTCTAGTGGCCCTTGCGGACAAAGGCATCGACATTAGTGTATTAACTAATTCCTTAGCCGCGACCGACGTAGCAGCAGTGCACGCGGGTTACAAAAAATATCGCAAGCGTTTGGTGGAAGGTAACGTATTTATATATGAGCTAAAACCTGACGCGAAACAAAAACAGCGTTTAGCTTTTTTTGGCAAAAGTGCCTCACGGGCCAGTCTACATAGCAAGGTGTTTGTTATTGATGAGGAAACCTTGTTTGTCGGTTCTTTTAACTGGGATCCTCGCTCTATCAGTTTAAATACTGAAATGGGCTTAGTACTTACCTGCCCCGATTTAGGTAAAGAGATTGCACATCGAGTGAAGAACAATCTGCCCTATAGAAGCTACCAGTTAAGCTTAGATAGCAAAGACGATTTAGTCTGGACAGAAGCTTTTCGTGATAAAGCTGCTCGCGTCTACGATAGCGAGCCACAAGCCAGTATCTGGAGAAAATTCCAATCCTGGATAATTGGCCTGCTACCGGTAGAGAGTCAGCTATAA
- a CDS encoding AraC family transcriptional regulator, translating into MDHQPALELNQLRPSEQAQSEANSPLAQLKMSSVFYTHARLNQPWGLKIPAIANSTMFHLSLHGEALVKIGEHCIALQAGDFILLPHGQGHEIVDSNNSPAADLFEQNLQRISEHYEILTISGTGPSSTTLCGTVLFDGEISRALFSSMPEYILISGDSPAYPLIKTMVDAIQQEATSQAYAASLIISRLADVLILQSIRVWIAQVSENQPGWLLAHTDKRLAPAIAQIHGDPAAPLNIEQLAKLVGMSRTSFIDYFKKILGQPPKQYIQHWRLSLARELLRHSQRQVIAVALEVGYQSEAAFSRAYKAKFGEPPSQSRQA; encoded by the coding sequence GTGGATCACCAGCCAGCCCTTGAATTAAATCAACTACGCCCCAGTGAACAAGCACAAAGTGAAGCCAACTCGCCGCTAGCGCAACTCAAAATGAGCAGTGTGTTTTACACCCATGCCCGTTTAAACCAGCCATGGGGGCTTAAAATACCAGCCATCGCCAATAGCACTATGTTTCACTTAAGTCTACATGGTGAAGCGCTGGTAAAAATTGGGGAACACTGCATAGCCTTACAAGCCGGCGATTTTATCCTATTACCTCACGGCCAAGGCCACGAGATAGTGGATAGCAATAACAGCCCTGCAGCCGATTTATTTGAACAGAATTTACAGAGGATCAGCGAGCATTACGAAATACTCACCATTAGCGGAACAGGCCCCAGCAGTACCACCCTGTGTGGCACGGTGCTATTTGACGGCGAAATCAGTCGCGCCTTGTTTAGCTCGATGCCTGAATACATTTTGATTTCTGGCGATTCACCGGCTTATCCCCTAATCAAGACGATGGTGGACGCAATTCAACAAGAAGCCACCAGCCAAGCGTATGCTGCGAGCCTCATCATCAGTAGGCTGGCAGATGTACTTATCTTGCAAAGTATTCGGGTTTGGATAGCCCAAGTCAGTGAAAACCAACCAGGCTGGCTATTGGCCCATACCGATAAACGCCTCGCTCCCGCCATAGCGCAGATCCACGGCGACCCTGCAGCCCCGCTCAACATAGAGCAGCTCGCCAAACTGGTGGGCATGTCACGCACCAGCTTTATTGACTACTTCAAAAAAATCTTAGGCCAACCACCCAAGCAATACATTCAACATTGGCGTCTATCGCTGGCTAGAGAATTACTACGCCATAGCCAGCGCCAAGTGATAGCAGTAGCGCTTGAGGTAGGTTACCAATCAGAAGCGGCCTTTAGCCGCGCCTACAAAGCCAAATTTGGCGAGCCTCCATCGCAAAGCAGGCAGGCTTAA
- a CDS encoding ABC transporter permease subunit has protein sequence MSSEQNSTSETADPWSATSQDAPADPWATPDTSSAAGDPWSGGASDTATAGNDWLTSTDVSQPFDWMDPFREAVVPFDQWVETALNWLVEHGRPIFQAIRVPIDITLRSFETALVSTPAPIMLLILFLIAWQLAGRKMGIAAFCSLVTIGLIGAWSEAMVTLALVLTSVFFCLLIGLPMGIWLARSASAARIVRPILDAMQTTPAFVYLVPIVMLFGIGNVPGVVVTIIFALPPIVRLTILGIQQVPEELIEAGHAFGASSKQMLYRIQLPLAMPTIMAG, from the coding sequence ATGAGCAGCGAACAAAATTCAACAAGTGAAACTGCCGATCCTTGGTCGGCCACCAGCCAAGATGCGCCAGCCGATCCTTGGGCCACGCCCGATACCAGCAGCGCAGCTGGCGACCCGTGGTCTGGCGGAGCCAGCGATACCGCCACCGCAGGTAATGACTGGTTAACCAGCACCGATGTAAGCCAGCCCTTTGATTGGATGGACCCATTTAGAGAGGCGGTAGTGCCTTTTGACCAATGGGTAGAAACTGCATTGAATTGGTTAGTAGAGCACGGACGTCCGATTTTCCAAGCGATTCGAGTGCCCATTGATATTACCTTGCGCTCGTTTGAGACAGCTTTGGTATCCACCCCAGCACCAATCATGTTGCTGATATTGTTCCTTATTGCTTGGCAGCTAGCTGGCCGAAAAATGGGTATAGCGGCGTTTTGCTCGCTGGTTACCATTGGCTTAATTGGCGCTTGGTCAGAAGCCATGGTGACCTTGGCCTTGGTACTCACTTCGGTCTTTTTCTGTTTACTAATTGGCTTACCGATGGGGATATGGCTAGCCCGAAGCGCTAGCGCCGCCAGAATAGTCAGGCCCATATTAGATGCGATGCAAACCACTCCGGCCTTTGTTTACTTAGTACCAATTGTGATGCTGTTTGGTATTGGTAACGTGCCTGGCGTAGTGGTGACCATTATCTTCGCCTTACCGCCGATTGTTCGGCTGACAATTTTAGGCATTCAACAGGTACCAGAAGAGCTAATTGAAGCTGGCCACGCGTTTGGCGCCAGCTCCAAACAAATGCTTTATCGCATCCAACTACCGCTCGCTATGCCCACCATCATGGCGGGGTAA
- a CDS encoding GGDEF domain-containing protein: MKLTDTSLLEQMHISDVEIQNRMRLLGLDESALDLIAKQRGLIEEEVDGIVNRFYDIQTEVDEIASLIGDTETLSRLRIAQRRYITDLFLGVCDSDYVNNRLRIGMVHKRIGVEPKLYLSAVSTLKDLLFELLSVHLKDKQQLAATLSALDKLFYFDTTLIFDTYIASLVGEIELAKRKTEDYAKSLEQKVAERTRQLEKQTRLDGLTGIYNLRAVHDILHRELAVAQRRESKLCLVYIDLDNFKQINDSEGHLKGDEVLKCVAKILLASIREVDAACRYGGDEFCLILPDCDAHNAYLVCQKVIENFLQHYQHFSLSMGVVQTGPTRYYSDEQIIKLADQRMYQAKEQAGCSIFHAED, encoded by the coding sequence ATGAAATTGACCGATACCTCGCTGCTTGAGCAGATGCATATTAGTGATGTAGAGATACAAAACAGAATGAGATTATTAGGCCTCGATGAATCGGCACTAGACTTAATTGCCAAGCAGCGAGGCTTAATTGAAGAAGAAGTCGATGGCATTGTTAATCGCTTTTATGACATTCAAACTGAAGTGGACGAAATAGCCTCGTTAATTGGTGATACTGAAACCTTAAGTCGTTTGCGTATTGCTCAGCGGCGTTACATCACCGATTTGTTTTTAGGCGTATGTGATTCAGACTACGTTAATAATCGGCTGCGTATTGGCATGGTGCATAAACGCATTGGGGTCGAGCCAAAGTTATACTTGTCGGCAGTAAGCACGCTGAAAGATTTGTTATTTGAGTTACTCAGTGTTCACCTGAAAGATAAGCAACAACTTGCCGCGACCTTATCGGCTTTAGATAAGTTATTTTATTTCGACACGACTTTGATATTCGATACCTATATTGCCAGCTTGGTGGGTGAAATTGAGTTGGCCAAACGTAAAACGGAAGACTATGCCAAGAGCTTAGAGCAGAAGGTTGCCGAGCGAACTCGCCAATTAGAAAAACAAACTCGTTTAGATGGCCTCACCGGAATTTATAATTTAAGAGCCGTGCACGATATATTGCATCGGGAATTGGCGGTGGCGCAAAGGCGCGAATCCAAGCTGTGCTTGGTTTATATCGACTTGGATAACTTTAAGCAGATTAACGATAGCGAAGGTCATTTAAAGGGTGATGAAGTATTGAAGTGTGTGGCTAAGATCCTGTTAGCGAGTATTCGAGAAGTGGATGCTGCTTGTCGTTATGGAGGGGATGAGTTTTGTTTAATTCTGCCTGACTGTGATGCCCACAATGCCTATTTAGTGTGCCAAAAAGTGATCGAAAACTTCCTGCAACATTATCAACATTTCTCTTTAAGCATGGGGGTGGTGCAAACCGGCCCTACCCGCTATTACAGTGATGAACAAATAATCAAACTCGCCGACCAACGCATGTATCAAGCTAAGGAACAGGCTGGCTGCAGTATTTTTCATGCAGAAGATTAG
- the proX gene encoding glycine betaine/L-proline ABC transporter substrate-binding protein ProX — MNTTWKTLLTATTMLSATLSMSSFAEELPGKGITVQPVQSTVAEETFQTLIVNKALEKLGYTVSPTKEVDYNVGYTSIAEGDATFLAVHWFPLHADKYTKSGGDDKFFRSGEYISGAAQGYLIDKKTADQYNITNIGQLKDPKIAKLFDANGDGKADLTGCNPGWGCEGVIEHQLTAFELEDTVTHNQGNYAAIIADTIARYKKGDSILYYTWTPYWVSGVLVPGKDVVWLEVPFSSLPGERDDVDTTLPNGKNYGFQMNSMKIVANKKFTEENPAAAKLFEVMKLNINDVSAQNMMMSQGKNKPSDIEAHVNGWIKANQAKFDGWIAEAKKAAK; from the coding sequence ATGAACACCACATGGAAAACGTTGCTTACCGCAACCACCATGCTTAGCGCGACACTATCAATGAGTAGTTTTGCCGAGGAGCTGCCCGGTAAAGGAATCACCGTACAGCCAGTACAATCAACTGTAGCGGAAGAAACTTTCCAAACCTTGATAGTAAACAAAGCACTAGAGAAGCTCGGCTACACCGTGAGCCCAACTAAAGAAGTAGACTACAACGTAGGCTATACCTCTATTGCCGAAGGTGACGCCACTTTTCTTGCGGTTCACTGGTTCCCGCTGCACGCCGACAAATACACCAAATCGGGTGGTGATGACAAATTCTTCCGTTCTGGCGAATACATCTCAGGTGCGGCGCAAGGTTACTTGATTGATAAGAAAACCGCTGATCAGTACAACATTACCAATATTGGCCAATTAAAAGATCCTAAGATTGCTAAGTTGTTTGATGCCAATGGCGACGGCAAAGCCGACTTAACCGGCTGTAACCCAGGCTGGGGCTGTGAAGGTGTAATTGAGCATCAGTTAACCGCCTTTGAACTGGAAGACACGGTAACGCACAACCAAGGTAACTACGCGGCGATCATCGCTGATACCATTGCCCGTTACAAAAAAGGTGACTCTATTCTGTATTACACATGGACCCCTTACTGGGTAAGTGGCGTATTGGTTCCCGGTAAAGACGTAGTATGGCTAGAAGTGCCATTTTCTTCGCTGCCTGGCGAGCGCGACGATGTAGACACTACCCTACCTAACGGTAAAAACTACGGCTTCCAGATGAACTCAATGAAGATTGTTGCGAACAAAAAATTCACTGAAGAAAACCCAGCTGCGGCTAAGTTATTCGAAGTGATGAAGCTGAACATCAACGATGTGAGTGCGCAAAACATGATGATGAGCCAAGGTAAGAACAAACCTTCAGATATCGAAGCTCACGTAAACGGCTGGATTAAAGCTAACCAAGCCAAGTTTGATGGCTGGATAGCAGAAGCGAAAAAAGCGGCTAAATAA
- the proV gene encoding glycine betaine/L-proline ABC transporter ATP-binding protein ProV, translated as MSTILEVKSLYKVFGETPQKAFPLIDKGLDKDQIFDQTGLTVGVKDVSLTINEGEIFVIMGLSGSGKSTLVRLLNRLIEPTRGSVLLNGKDIAKISEPELREVRRKNVSMVFQNFALMPHMSVLENAAFGLELAGIDPEQRNTAAKAALERVGLEPYCDSYPDELSGGMKQRVGLARALANDPDILLMDEAFSALDPLIRTEMQDELIRLQNDDKRTIVFISHDLDEAMRIGDRIAIMQDGVVVQVGTPDEILQKPANDYVRSFFRGVNPATIFSAKDIAVKNPAAVFKKHEHDGPATAIQLLIDNDREFGIVVDRANKFSGIVSLESLKLAKKENRSLSSAMLEDTITIDPELAVSELITSVAQVPYSVPVVDEQGKYFGVITKSRLLKVLDREEA; from the coding sequence ATGTCAACGATACTGGAAGTGAAAAGCCTGTATAAAGTATTTGGCGAGACGCCACAAAAGGCTTTTCCTCTCATCGACAAGGGCCTAGATAAGGATCAAATTTTTGACCAAACTGGGTTAACTGTCGGTGTTAAAGATGTTTCATTAACCATTAACGAAGGCGAAATCTTCGTTATCATGGGCCTATCAGGCTCGGGTAAATCCACTCTTGTTCGTCTACTTAACCGTTTAATAGAACCCACCAGAGGCAGCGTATTATTAAACGGTAAAGACATTGCCAAAATTTCAGAGCCAGAATTGCGCGAAGTTCGCCGTAAAAACGTCTCCATGGTGTTTCAAAACTTCGCCTTAATGCCGCATATGTCGGTATTGGAAAATGCCGCTTTCGGCTTAGAACTGGCAGGTATAGACCCAGAGCAACGCAATACTGCAGCTAAAGCTGCGCTGGAGCGAGTCGGCCTAGAACCCTACTGCGACTCTTACCCCGACGAGTTATCGGGCGGTATGAAGCAACGGGTGGGTTTGGCTAGAGCACTGGCGAACGACCCCGACATTTTGCTCATGGACGAAGCCTTTTCGGCTCTCGACCCTCTCATTCGTACCGAGATGCAAGACGAATTGATTCGTCTACAAAACGATGACAAACGCACCATTGTGTTTATCTCCCACGATCTCGATGAAGCCATGCGTATTGGCGACCGTATTGCCATCATGCAAGACGGCGTAGTGGTTCAAGTGGGCACGCCCGACGAGATTTTACAAAAACCAGCCAATGACTACGTTCGCTCGTTCTTCCGCGGGGTCAACCCCGCCACTATTTTCAGTGCTAAAGATATTGCCGTGAAAAACCCTGCCGCCGTATTTAAAAAGCATGAACATGATGGCCCGGCCACGGCGATTCAATTGCTCATAGATAACGACCGTGAGTTTGGCATTGTGGTAGACAGAGCTAATAAATTTTCTGGCATCGTCTCACTAGAGTCTTTGAAACTCGCCAAAAAAGAAAACCGCTCACTCAGCAGTGCCATGTTGGAAGACACCATCACCATCGATCCAGAACTCGCGGTAAGCGAGCTGATTACCTCTGTGGCTCAAGTCCCCTATTCGGTGCCGGTAGTTGATGAGCAGGGCAAATATTTTGGTGTGATTACCAAGTCACGACTATTGAAAGTATTAGATAGAGAAGAAGCATGA